TGAGGACGATACCGACGACCCCCAGTGCTGGACGTTTCGTGAAAAAGGGTCCGGCTTGGTCGCGCGCTTTCAGAATCTGCCCGGCGCTACAGATCTCTATGAGGCGGGAAATCTGGGCGACGAAATGGTGTGTCTTGGACCAGAGGTCGGCGTTTAGGCGCGTTTTCTAAAACAGAGTCCCTTGTTGGGGCGGTTTGGCCGGCGCCTTCCGCGGGGTCGTTTTCGCGCCAAGGCTGACACGGCCATCAGCGAATTGTATCTCCAGTGATGCGGCTTTCCCGGCCGTCTTGCTATCTGTCACGACCGCACCCTCACTGCGCACCACCGCGAACCCGCGCTCCAGGGTCGCCTCATAGCCCAATGTCAAGCGCAGGCGTTCAAGCGTTTCGATCTGGCTTTGCCAATTGTTGATGTTGCGCTGCCCCGCATCAGACAGGCGTTGCGCGATGGCATTCAAGTTCTTTTCTTTGCGCTCAAAATCCTGCGTCAATGCAACTGGACGAAAACGCCGCGCGCGGGCTGTCAGTTGCTCTTGCTTCGACGACACAGCGCGCGAAAGCGCTGGTGCCAGACGTGCGGATGTATCGCGCAGACGCCTGTTTTCCATAGAAATCGCGCGATCCAAGGTCGAGGGCCGCAAACTACCGCTCATATCCGCGAGGCGCACTTTGCGCCTCTGCACACTGGCAATCAACGCTGGTCCCAGCCGTGCACTCACCGTGTCGAGCCTCTGGCGGGGCGTATCCAACAACGACTCCGGGCGCGGCAAGGCGCGTGACATGTCCCGCAAGCGTTGCCCACGCCGGGTCAATCCCTGGCTTAGCGCCTGTTTCATCCGCGCGTCCTGACCTTCCAGCCAGGCCATCAACTCGTGACGGACAGGCACCGCAAGCTCCGCGGCAGCCGTGGGTGTCGGCGCGCGCTGATCTGAAACGTAGTCAATCAGAGTCGTATCGGTTTCATGTCCAACGGCCGAAATCAGGGGAATATCGGATGCAGCGGCTGCCCGTGCCACGCTCTCTTCATTGAACCCCCAAAGGTCTTCGACCGAGCCACCACCGCGTGCCACGATCAGCAAATCTGGGCGTGGCAACGCGCCGCCGGGGCTCAGCGCATTAAATCCTTCAATCGCGCGGGTAACTTCCGGCGCGCAGTTGGCGCCTTGCACCGCCACTGGCCAGATCAGCACCTTGCGCGGGAACCGGTCCCGCAACCGGTGCAGAATATCGCGGATTACCGCCCCTGTGGGCGAGGTCACGACTCCGATCACTTCCGGCAAATACGGCAAGGACCGTTTGCGCGCAGCACTGAAAAGCCCTTCTGCCTCCAGCATCTTCTTGCGCTTTTCCAGCAATGCCATCAACGCGCCTTTGCCCGCCACCGCAACATC
This genomic interval from Paracoccaceae bacterium contains the following:
- the xseA gene encoding exodeoxyribonuclease VII large subunit, whose amino-acid sequence is MDLIDDPAPGQNTPEFTVSEISGAVKRTLEGEFGRVRVRGEVSRVIKARSGHMYYDIKDDRNQLSCTTWKGQVAKLSVIPEEGLEVVVTGRITAYGAQSKYNMNVDDVAVAGKGALMALLEKRKKMLEAEGLFSAARKRSLPYLPEVIGVVTSPTGAVIRDILHRLRDRFPRKVLIWPVAVQGANCAPEVTRAIEGFNALSPGGALPRPDLLIVARGGGSVEDLWGFNEESVARAAAASDIPLISAVGHETDTTLIDYVSDQRAPTPTAAAELAVPVRHELMAWLEGQDARMKQALSQGLTRRGQRLRDMSRALPRPESLLDTPRQRLDTVSARLGPALIASVQRRKVRLADMSGSLRPSTLDRAISMENRRLRDTSARLAPALSRAVSSKQEQLTARARRFRPVALTQDFERKEKNLNAIAQRLSDAGQRNINNWQSQIETLERLRLTLGYEATLERGFAVVRSEGAVVTDSKTAGKAASLEIQFADGRVSLGAKTTPRKAPAKPPQQGTLF